A genomic stretch from Bacillus carboniphilus includes:
- a CDS encoding YciI family protein translates to MALQQFLYKLTLVPNLHDDGNWTERENNIVGEHFRYLQGLQKEGKLILAGRTMNESAHTFGIVIFLAESETEAKQIMENDPAVDQGVMIAEVFPYKVALFNNQFEG, encoded by the coding sequence ATGGCATTGCAACAGTTTTTATATAAACTAACATTAGTTCCCAACTTACACGACGATGGGAACTGGACAGAGCGTGAAAATAATATTGTAGGGGAGCACTTTCGATATCTGCAGGGACTTCAGAAAGAAGGAAAACTAATTCTTGCGGGCAGAACCATGAACGAATCAGCTCACACCTTTGGGATTGTTATTTTTTTAGCTGAATCAGAAACAGAAGCGAAACAAATAATGGAGAATGACCCTGCTGTTGATCAAGGCGTCATGATAGCGGAAGTCTTTCCGTATAAGGTCGCTCTCTTTAATAACCAGTTTGAGGGTTAA
- a CDS encoding DEAD/DEAH box helicase: MKSFKELQISENRIQMLNRNRISQPTPIQEKSIPVVLKGRDIIGRAQTGTGKTLAFVLPILEKIDVTRTDPQVLIVAPTRELAIQITNDIRSVIDQREGVHVLPVYGGQDVEQQFRKLKGAVHIIVATPGRLLDHLRRGTVQLDDLKTLVLDEADQMLHIGFLPEVEQIIESTPSTRQTLLFSATVPDQVRTLANKYLDNPVDIRVKAPEITVKGINQLAVQTTDRAKQSHLFQILNEQPPFLAIIFCRTKRRASTLNEALRRHGFISDELHGDLSQAKRERVMKQFRDAEIQYLVATDVAARGLDVSGITHVFNYDIPQDVESYIHRIGRTGRAGERGAAITFVAPKDKDMLAMIEKGIGQKIKKRILSPEREERKDKQSDGGKRSGKNRSGEQSRRGAGKGKGRGTSRNEGPGKGKKNPSRNEGSGGRRGRSKVKPSTRKGKK; the protein is encoded by the coding sequence ATGAAAAGCTTTAAAGAGCTTCAAATTAGTGAAAATAGAATCCAGATGCTGAATAGGAACAGAATCTCTCAACCCACACCAATCCAAGAAAAGTCCATTCCTGTTGTGTTGAAGGGAAGAGACATCATTGGAAGAGCGCAGACTGGGACGGGAAAAACATTAGCCTTTGTTTTACCGATTTTAGAAAAGATTGATGTTACAAGAACTGACCCCCAAGTACTCATTGTTGCACCTACTCGGGAGCTAGCAATCCAAATTACTAATGATATTCGTAGTGTCATTGATCAACGAGAAGGAGTCCATGTATTACCTGTTTATGGTGGGCAGGATGTGGAGCAGCAGTTTAGAAAATTAAAAGGGGCCGTACATATTATTGTTGCGACTCCCGGAAGACTGCTTGACCATTTACGTCGGGGAACCGTTCAACTCGATGATCTGAAAACGTTGGTACTGGATGAAGCCGATCAAATGTTACATATTGGTTTTCTTCCCGAGGTCGAACAAATTATTGAAAGCACACCTTCAACAAGACAAACCTTATTGTTCTCAGCGACAGTGCCAGACCAGGTTAGAACATTGGCAAACAAGTATTTGGACAATCCCGTAGATATAAGGGTAAAAGCACCGGAGATAACGGTCAAAGGTATTAACCAATTGGCCGTTCAGACAACGGATAGAGCTAAACAATCACATTTGTTTCAAATATTAAATGAACAACCGCCATTCTTAGCCATTATTTTTTGTCGGACAAAAAGGAGAGCTAGTACGTTAAATGAAGCTCTTAGGCGTCATGGCTTCATCTCAGATGAATTACATGGCGACCTCTCTCAAGCAAAAAGAGAGCGGGTTATGAAACAGTTTCGTGATGCTGAAATTCAATACCTAGTGGCAACTGATGTAGCTGCTCGCGGGCTGGATGTCAGTGGCATCACGCATGTATTTAATTATGACATCCCTCAAGATGTGGAGAGCTATATTCACCGAATTGGTCGGACAGGACGAGCGGGGGAAAGAGGCGCAGCTATTACCTTCGTAGCTCCGAAGGATAAAGATATGCTAGCTATGATTGAAAAAGGGATTGGCCAGAAGATTAAAAAGAGAATCTTGAGTCCTGAGAGGGAAGAACGAAAAGATAAGCAATCTGATGGTGGGAAGCGGTCCGGTAAAAATAGGAGTGGAGAGCAGTCCCGAAGAGGGGCAGGTAAGGGAAAAGGTCGAGGGACATCTCGTAATGAGGGACCTGGAAAAGGTAAGAAGAATCCATCGAGAAATGAAGGAAGCGGTGGAAGAAGAGGGAGAAGTAAGGTAAAGCCATCAACGAGAAAAGGTAAAAAGTAA
- the abc-f gene encoding ribosomal protection-like ABC-F family protein, whose translation MIICAAHEVSKMFGGTKIFEQLSFEIHENDRVGLVGRNGSGKTTIFKLLAGLETVDEGQIHIKKGCKVGYLAQIPAFPSEYSVYEVLSTAFAQLKEMETKLKELEGWMSTETDEQKLDNTIQEYGRIQDQFSGLGGYEMEANIQKVANGLKVEHLLNSDFKSLSGGEKTKVGLGLILLQSPNVLLLDEPTNHLDISAVEWLENYLREYKGTVVIISHDRYFLDQVVTKILDLEDGELEVYHQNYSGFIKEKEEKLLLEFQAYQEQQKKIKKMKETIKRLREWANQANPPNAGLHKRASSMEKALERIEKLKKPVLEAKKMDLHFEHKSRSGNDVITVKDVSKSYDQKTLFEGVNLNIHFKDRAVIVGENGTGKSTILKLILHEEQADDGEIKIGSNVKMGYLSQHIKTKDPDQTILEAFRDEVLVTEGEARHILAKFLFYGPTVFQKVKGLSGGEKMRLRLAQLMYQEINMLILDEPTNHLDIDSREVLEDAIEGFNGTVLAVSHDRYFLDKLFSKTYWLTNSTLYSFEGAYSWAKKKLREVVVKEEVVHSNKTKEKKIEAQIEKNSEPNTEHLEDKIESIESQIETVVNEMMNIQDLIELQALQEKQQQLEAERDELYEILLNKL comes from the coding sequence ATGATTATATGTGCGGCACACGAAGTAAGCAAAATGTTTGGTGGAACTAAGATATTTGAACAGCTATCTTTTGAAATACATGAAAATGACCGGGTAGGGTTAGTAGGGAGAAATGGAAGTGGGAAGACCACTATTTTCAAGCTTCTAGCGGGATTGGAAACAGTAGATGAGGGACAGATTCACATTAAAAAAGGATGTAAGGTAGGATACCTTGCCCAAATTCCTGCCTTTCCTAGTGAATATAGCGTTTACGAGGTTTTATCCACAGCTTTTGCACAATTAAAGGAAATGGAAACGAAATTGAAAGAATTGGAGGGATGGATGTCAACGGAAACAGATGAACAAAAGCTGGATAACACCATACAAGAGTATGGAAGAATCCAAGATCAATTCTCAGGGCTTGGTGGTTATGAGATGGAAGCCAATATTCAAAAGGTAGCGAATGGCTTGAAGGTTGAACATTTACTAAATAGTGATTTTAAAAGCTTAAGTGGTGGAGAAAAAACCAAGGTAGGATTAGGCTTGATTTTACTCCAATCACCAAATGTATTATTGTTGGATGAACCGACGAATCACCTTGATATTTCTGCTGTTGAATGGCTTGAAAATTACCTTAGAGAGTACAAAGGTACAGTGGTTATCATCTCGCATGATCGTTACTTTTTGGATCAAGTGGTGACTAAAATTTTGGACCTTGAAGATGGTGAGCTTGAAGTTTATCACCAAAACTATTCCGGATTTATTAAGGAAAAAGAAGAGAAATTGTTATTAGAATTCCAAGCCTATCAGGAACAACAAAAGAAGATTAAAAAGATGAAGGAAACCATAAAAAGGCTGAGGGAGTGGGCGAATCAAGCCAACCCACCGAATGCGGGTCTTCATAAAAGAGCCAGTAGTATGGAAAAAGCTTTAGAAAGAATAGAAAAGCTGAAAAAACCAGTTTTGGAAGCAAAGAAAATGGATCTTCATTTTGAGCATAAATCTAGAAGTGGTAATGATGTCATTACCGTAAAAGATGTATCAAAATCGTATGATCAGAAAACGCTTTTTGAAGGAGTAAACCTGAATATACATTTCAAAGACAGGGCTGTGATTGTTGGGGAGAATGGGACTGGTAAATCAACCATTTTGAAACTTATTTTACATGAGGAACAAGCTGATGATGGGGAGATAAAAATAGGCAGTAATGTGAAAATGGGTTACTTATCTCAACATATTAAGACGAAGGATCCGGATCAGACAATCCTAGAGGCTTTCCGGGATGAGGTTCTGGTTACAGAAGGAGAAGCAAGACATATACTTGCCAAGTTCTTATTTTACGGACCCACTGTTTTTCAAAAAGTAAAAGGATTAAGCGGTGGGGAGAAGATGAGATTGCGTCTTGCTCAACTAATGTATCAAGAAATTAATATGTTAATTTTGGATGAGCCAACAAACCATTTAGACATAGACTCCAGGGAAGTATTAGAGGACGCCATAGAAGGTTTTAATGGAACGGTGTTAGCTGTTTCCCACGACCGCTATTTCTTAGATAAACTATTTTCCAAAACCTATTGGTTAACGAATAGCACCCTATATTCTTTTGAAGGAGCTTACTCTTGGGCAAAAAAAAAGCTAAGGGAAGTAGTGGTTAAAGAAGAAGTGGTACATTCTAATAAAACAAAAGAGAAGAAGATAGAGGCTCAAATTGAAAAGAACAGTGAACCAAATACCGAGCATTTAGAAGACAAAATAGAGTCTATTGAATCTCAAATAGAAACTGTCGTAAACGAGATGATGAATATACAAGATCTAATAGAACTACAAGCTCTTCAAGAAAAACAACAACAACTAGAGGCGGAGCGGGATGAATTATATGAGATATTACTAAACAAATTATGA
- the kynA gene encoding tryptophan 2,3-dioxygenase, translating into MKDNNKGKIESASNKDEGLHLDFKDDMTYGDYLQLDQILNSQNRLSDHHDEMLFIIIHQASELWMKLILHELNAAKQSILNDDLEPAFKMLSRVSKIQQQLIQSWDVLSTLTPSEYMEFREKLGKSSGFQSYQNRLIEFALGHKKENVLSVYKHQPHLFEILQKELYEPSIYDASIMALSKRGLNIDSEMLDRDWSKDYEPNSSVENAWLTVYRDVNQYWDFYELAEKLVDIEGRQQQWRYNHMLTVERIIGYKRGTGGSAGVGYLKQVIEHRFFPELWQIRTKL; encoded by the coding sequence ATGAAAGACAACAACAAGGGGAAAATTGAAAGCGCTTCAAATAAAGACGAAGGACTACATCTCGACTTTAAAGATGATATGACATACGGAGATTACCTCCAGCTGGATCAAATCTTAAATAGTCAGAATCGGTTATCTGACCATCATGATGAAATGTTGTTTATCATTATTCACCAAGCCAGTGAACTGTGGATGAAGTTAATCTTACATGAATTGAATGCAGCTAAACAATCTATCTTGAATGATGACTTAGAACCTGCCTTTAAAATGTTGTCGCGAGTTTCAAAAATTCAGCAACAACTCATTCAATCATGGGATGTTCTTTCAACCTTAACACCTAGTGAGTATATGGAGTTTAGAGAAAAGCTAGGAAAATCCTCTGGTTTCCAGTCCTATCAAAATAGGTTAATAGAATTTGCTTTAGGTCATAAAAAAGAAAATGTTCTTTCTGTTTACAAGCATCAACCTCACCTTTTTGAAATCTTACAAAAGGAATTGTATGAACCGAGTATTTACGACGCATCTATCATGGCATTATCGAAACGAGGATTAAACATCGATTCTGAAATGCTAGATAGAGACTGGTCAAAGGATTATGAACCCAATTCTAGTGTAGAAAATGCTTGGTTAACCGTTTACCGTGATGTAAACCAGTATTGGGACTTTTATGAGCTGGCTGAAAAACTAGTAGATATTGAAGGTCGACAACAACAATGGCGTTACAATCATATGTTAACAGTTGAAAGAATTATCGGATATAAACGTGGAACGGGTGGTTCTGCGGGAGTCGGGTATCTAAAACAAGTGATTGAGCACCGATTCTTCCCGGAGCTGTGGCAGATTCGAACAAAATTATAG
- a CDS encoding response regulator transcription factor, giving the protein MGNPIKVLLVDDQELIRESLSIVLDMDEDLEVVGIAANGQEALFLCEDLQPDVVLMDIHMPVMDGMAATKEVKEKWPGIKVIILTTFQEINHVVDALTIGAEGYLLKAIHPKDLISGIKLIHHGGTLLPQDLAKLLVQKLQKDEPVKNDKFGLTDRELEVLTSLSQGLGNKQIAERLFLSEGTVKNYISNIYHKLEVKDRFQAAQKAQEEKLI; this is encoded by the coding sequence ATGGGTAACCCTATTAAAGTCCTATTAGTGGACGATCAAGAGTTAATTAGAGAAAGTTTATCCATTGTTTTAGATATGGATGAGGATCTCGAGGTTGTGGGGATAGCTGCAAACGGCCAAGAGGCACTTTTCTTATGTGAAGATTTGCAACCTGATGTAGTACTAATGGATATTCATATGCCTGTCATGGATGGCATGGCAGCTACTAAGGAGGTAAAAGAAAAATGGCCGGGTATTAAGGTAATCATCCTTACAACCTTCCAGGAGATTAACCATGTTGTAGATGCCTTAACAATCGGTGCTGAGGGATATTTATTAAAAGCCATTCATCCGAAAGATCTTATCTCTGGGATCAAATTGATTCATCATGGTGGGACACTGCTTCCTCAAGATTTAGCTAAGCTATTGGTTCAAAAGCTTCAAAAAGACGAACCAGTTAAGAATGATAAATTTGGTTTAACCGACCGTGAATTAGAAGTACTGACTTCTCTTTCTCAAGGTCTAGGGAATAAACAAATTGCTGAACGATTATTCCTTTCAGAAGGTACTGTTAAAAACTATATTTCTAATATTTATCATAAATTAGAAGTTAAAGATCGCTTCCAGGCAGCTCAGAAAGCTCAGGAAGAAAAATTGATTTGA
- a CDS encoding Gfo/Idh/MocA family oxidoreductase produces MKYGVIGTSEITTRFIEASREVADFNLSSVYSRTYERAQDFAKRFGAPNIYTDLEKMAVEGQVDVIYIASPNSLHFEQVVFFLQKKIHVICEKPIFSNVKEFEQAFNVAEENGVFLFEAARNIHSPNFKLLKDQVAKIGKVRSAVLQYMKYSSRYDLVLKGEEPNIFSANFSGGALVDLGVYPVFVAVSLFGDPKDVAYYPVMLPTGVDGSGTLVLQYDDFVCTILCSKITDSFLPNEIHGEKGTVIVDHISSIRKLDVLDRVAKSSETISVPEHENNMVYEIEAFKNIIESKDYKGYEELKRISYSTLKITEAARKFSGIVFTNERE; encoded by the coding sequence ATGAAATACGGAGTAATAGGGACCAGTGAGATTACGACTCGGTTTATTGAGGCATCTAGGGAAGTCGCCGATTTCAACTTATCGAGCGTTTACTCTCGTACATATGAGAGAGCACAAGATTTTGCGAAACGGTTCGGTGCACCAAATATTTATACAGACTTAGAGAAAATGGCGGTGGAAGGGCAGGTTGATGTTATTTACATCGCTTCCCCCAACTCCCTACACTTTGAGCAAGTAGTGTTTTTCCTACAGAAGAAAATTCATGTAATTTGTGAGAAGCCTATTTTTTCAAATGTGAAAGAGTTTGAACAGGCATTTAATGTAGCGGAAGAGAACGGTGTCTTTTTATTCGAAGCAGCACGAAATATACATTCCCCCAATTTTAAACTATTGAAGGATCAAGTGGCTAAGATTGGGAAGGTAAGGAGTGCGGTGCTTCAATATATGAAATACTCATCACGCTACGATCTGGTGCTCAAGGGTGAGGAACCGAATATTTTTTCTGCGAACTTTTCTGGAGGGGCGTTAGTCGATTTAGGCGTCTATCCAGTATTCGTAGCAGTATCCCTATTTGGTGATCCTAAGGATGTTGCTTACTATCCGGTGATGTTGCCAACAGGAGTTGACGGTAGTGGAACGCTTGTCCTCCAATATGATGATTTTGTTTGCACAATCCTTTGTTCAAAAATAACGGATTCCTTTTTGCCAAATGAAATTCATGGGGAAAAAGGGACCGTCATTGTAGACCATATTTCCTCCATAAGGAAATTGGATGTGTTAGATAGGGTGGCAAAATCAAGTGAAACCATTTCGGTTCCGGAACACGAGAATAACATGGTGTATGAAATTGAGGCATTTAAAAACATAATCGAAAGCAAGGATTATAAGGGCTATGAAGAATTAAAGCGGATCAGTTATTCAACCTTAAAAATTACAGAAGCAGCACGTAAATTTAGTGGGATTGTCTTTACTAACGAAAGAGAATAA
- a CDS encoding ATP-dependent DNA helicase, with translation MTNVVKISVRSLVEYVYSSGSIDTRFRSVTTLQLGTKLHQLVQGSYNETDEKEVPVKGTFQHEELTFEVDGRCDGILHGESGLTIDEIKSTSRPLTEVTEESYQVYWAQAKFYGYMFCKEKKLDEIKVKLTYIQSETNEMKHFIKTLTFKELEAFVEETIRQYAPYARLMNEHKQARNKSCKELSFPYEHFRSGQRDFAGAVYKSILDEKNLFAMAPTGTGKTISTTFPAVKAIGEGVIEQFFYVTAKTITRTAAEEALNHMQQKGLQCKAVTITAKDKVCFKENTICNKEYCEFADGYYDRINDACLDILKNEFIMNREVIDTYARKHKVCPFEFSLDLAYVADAIICDYNYLYDPKVSIKRFFEEYKRKTAVLVDEAHNLVDRAREMFSAQLLKSSFLQLKREYKGKNSYLFESAKAINDHLLQLKKQCGEETFRVEQEMPEELIVLVDTFVSEAERELLAETNELLLETYFLVQAFIRVAKMYDERYVTFIEVEKSEVRIKLFCLDPSYLLAQVEKSYKSVVHFSATFSPLGYYKEILGGSKEDYSVSIPSPFPRENLDLYIQPLSTRYRDRERSKQKIVQTIQQVVNKKKGNCLVFFPSYRYMEEVYQDYIQESGEEGTIIQDPFMTERAREQFLEAFKSEPEQSLVGFAVLGGIFSEGVDLKGERLSGVIVVGVGIPQIGVERDLIKDYFNKTGRNGYDYAYVYPGMNKVLQAGGRLIRTETDKGILVLIEDRFLTPTYQRLLPYEWQHYKIMN, from the coding sequence GTGACAAACGTTGTCAAAATCTCAGTTAGAAGTTTAGTTGAATATGTGTATAGTAGCGGAAGCATTGACACAAGGTTTCGCTCGGTGACCACTTTACAGCTTGGAACGAAGCTACATCAGTTGGTTCAAGGCTCGTACAACGAAACGGATGAAAAAGAGGTGCCGGTTAAGGGGACTTTTCAACATGAAGAGCTCACCTTCGAGGTAGACGGAAGATGTGACGGGATTCTTCATGGTGAGTCTGGACTAACCATTGATGAAATCAAGTCAACCTCTAGACCCCTAACGGAAGTCACGGAAGAATCCTACCAGGTCTACTGGGCGCAGGCTAAGTTTTACGGGTATATGTTTTGCAAAGAAAAGAAATTAGATGAAATAAAAGTCAAACTGACATACATACAATCCGAAACAAACGAAATGAAACATTTTATAAAGACACTGACCTTCAAAGAACTAGAAGCTTTTGTGGAAGAAACGATTCGCCAATATGCCCCTTATGCACGACTAATGAATGAGCATAAACAAGCTAGAAATAAAAGCTGTAAGGAACTCTCATTCCCTTATGAACATTTCCGTAGTGGACAAAGGGACTTTGCAGGTGCCGTATATAAAAGTATCCTGGACGAAAAGAACTTATTCGCCATGGCCCCAACTGGAACGGGTAAAACGATATCTACAACCTTTCCGGCTGTTAAAGCCATAGGTGAGGGCGTCATTGAGCAGTTTTTCTATGTAACGGCCAAAACAATCACAAGAACGGCAGCGGAAGAAGCGCTCAATCATATGCAGCAAAAGGGATTACAGTGTAAAGCTGTTACGATCACCGCAAAAGATAAAGTGTGTTTCAAAGAAAACACGATATGTAACAAGGAGTACTGTGAATTTGCAGATGGATATTACGATCGAATCAATGATGCGTGCCTAGATATTCTGAAAAATGAATTCATCATGAATCGTGAAGTGATCGATACTTATGCAAGAAAGCATAAGGTGTGTCCATTCGAGTTTTCATTAGATTTGGCATACGTGGCGGATGCGATTATTTGTGATTATAACTATTTATACGACCCAAAGGTATCCATCAAGAGATTTTTTGAGGAATATAAAAGAAAAACAGCAGTTCTTGTTGATGAGGCTCACAATCTAGTAGACCGAGCAAGAGAGATGTTTTCAGCACAGCTTTTAAAGTCTTCGTTCTTGCAATTGAAGAGAGAGTACAAAGGGAAAAACTCCTACTTATTTGAGAGTGCGAAAGCCATCAATGATCATCTTTTACAGCTGAAAAAGCAATGTGGGGAAGAGACCTTTCGGGTAGAACAAGAAATGCCTGAGGAACTGATTGTTTTAGTGGATACGTTTGTATCCGAGGCGGAGAGAGAGTTGTTAGCGGAGACCAATGAGCTTTTACTAGAGACCTATTTTTTAGTTCAAGCTTTTATAAGAGTGGCGAAAATGTATGATGAGCGCTATGTCACTTTTATAGAGGTTGAAAAAAGTGAAGTGAGAATCAAGTTGTTCTGTCTCGATCCGTCTTATCTATTAGCACAAGTGGAAAAATCATATAAGTCAGTCGTTCACTTTTCAGCAACCTTTTCACCTCTAGGATACTACAAAGAAATATTAGGAGGGTCAAAAGAGGACTACTCGGTATCTATTCCCTCACCGTTTCCTAGAGAAAATCTGGACCTATATATTCAACCACTTTCCACAAGGTATCGTGATCGGGAGAGGTCGAAACAAAAAATTGTTCAAACCATCCAACAAGTCGTGAATAAGAAAAAAGGGAACTGTCTAGTCTTTTTCCCTTCTTATCGATATATGGAAGAGGTTTATCAAGACTATATTCAAGAGTCAGGGGAAGAAGGAACTATTATTCAGGATCCCTTTATGACTGAAAGAGCGCGAGAGCAATTTCTAGAGGCTTTTAAATCAGAACCAGAACAATCATTAGTTGGTTTTGCAGTCCTTGGTGGTATTTTTTCCGAAGGTGTTGATTTAAAAGGAGAAAGGCTCTCCGGAGTTATTGTAGTAGGAGTAGGTATTCCGCAAATTGGAGTAGAACGTGATTTGATCAAGGACTATTTTAATAAAACGGGCAGGAACGGTTATGATTATGCTTATGTATACCCAGGCATGAACAAGGTGTTGCAAGCAGGTGGAAGACTCATCCGCACCGAAACAGATAAGGGGATTCTGGTACTTATAGAAGATCGTTTTCTCACGCCGACCTATCAACGTTTGCTTCCTTATGAATGGCAACACTATAAGATTATGAACTAA
- a CDS encoding pirin family protein: MTFQRDIKNHWNVQYKQNGYPHVQQGFILPPDRKEEFDPFIIMAEDWFKRGTFSDHPHRGFQTVTYVIDGRLEHIDNAGGHSILDAGDVQYMNAGSGARHAEEAVDDDLIHTLQLWLNLPKSLKNTKTSYQNVYADDAPRVTFDGGEVKVYSGNVEGVKGPLESLVPFTLSEIKLQEGATYTYRIPENQNAFLYVLAGELEFGESKTRLKKTGVATLTFNEGGTGDSELVIYANQRSKVLIYSGVPIREEYVAYGPFVMNTMDEIQQAYRDFHAGKFGPPAIK, encoded by the coding sequence ATGACTTTTCAAAGAGACATTAAGAACCACTGGAATGTTCAATATAAACAAAATGGGTATCCCCATGTACAGCAAGGCTTCATTTTGCCACCAGACAGAAAGGAAGAATTTGACCCCTTTATCATCATGGCAGAAGACTGGTTTAAACGTGGCACGTTTTCAGACCATCCTCACCGAGGGTTCCAAACGGTCACCTATGTGATTGACGGCAGGTTGGAGCACATTGATAATGCGGGTGGCCACTCCATTCTCGATGCTGGCGATGTTCAATATATGAATGCAGGGTCTGGTGCGAGACACGCAGAAGAAGCCGTTGATGATGACCTCATTCACACCCTTCAACTATGGTTGAACCTTCCCAAATCATTAAAAAATACAAAAACTAGCTATCAAAATGTATACGCTGATGATGCCCCGCGAGTGACCTTCGATGGAGGAGAAGTTAAAGTCTATTCTGGAAATGTGGAAGGAGTAAAAGGTCCGCTAGAAAGCTTAGTTCCTTTCACACTATCTGAAATTAAGCTACAAGAGGGAGCAACCTACACATATCGGATTCCTGAAAATCAAAATGCCTTTCTTTATGTTTTAGCAGGGGAGCTTGAATTTGGTGAAAGTAAAACCCGGTTAAAAAAGACAGGGGTGGCGACCCTAACCTTTAATGAGGGGGGAACAGGTGATAGCGAACTAGTCATCTATGCTAACCAAAGATCTAAGGTGTTAATATATTCTGGTGTTCCAATCCGAGAAGAGTACGTAGCATACGGACCTTTCGTAATGAATACTATGGATGAGATTCAACAAGCTTACCGAGATTTCCATGCAGGAAAATTTGGTCCACCAGCAATAAAATAA
- a CDS encoding RAxF-45 family protein, with protein sequence MNRFVVIRGQILDFMYICRAIFHDAAANGTRMPFFSNCIMITKR encoded by the coding sequence ATGAATCGTTTTGTTGTTATTCGCGGGCAAATACTTGACTTTATGTATATTTGTCGTGCGATTTTTCATGATGCAGCTGCCAACGGGACACGTATGCCCTTTTTTAGCAACTGCATAATGATAACGAAACGATAA
- a CDS encoding DEAD/DEAH box helicase: MNSLIDQLKPFIQEAWNKQGFSEPTPIQEQAIPVVLEGKDLIAQSPTGTGKTLAYLLPLLQSVEAEKPHIQAVVLASSHELVMQIFGEIQEWSTGSGIKAASFIGGANIKRQIEKLKKRPQIIVGTPGRVLELIKQKKIKMHEVKTMVIDEGDQLLVPEHMQTVRGIVDSALKDRQVVLFSATLTDKTEELAKGLMNKAEIVKVNEAPKLTGDVEHIYFVCDPREKVDLIGKLMRTNPEKVLAFANDIGEVNVVASKLQFEGQDLGVLHSDTNKQDREAAVRNIRSGKTNLLLATDVAARGLDIKGLTHVLHLDLSKDVHQYIHRSGRTGRLGSAGGTVVSFVPSNQERDLKRLARDAGVELHKKTFYGGKIVEA, encoded by the coding sequence ATGAATTCACTTATAGATCAATTGAAACCATTTATTCAAGAGGCCTGGAACAAGCAAGGTTTTTCAGAACCTACGCCAATCCAAGAACAAGCGATTCCTGTTGTTTTAGAAGGGAAGGACTTAATTGCCCAATCTCCAACAGGAACGGGGAAGACGCTTGCGTATTTACTCCCACTTCTTCAAAGTGTAGAAGCAGAAAAACCACATATTCAGGCGGTTGTTTTAGCCTCATCTCATGAGTTAGTGATGCAAATCTTCGGGGAGATTCAGGAATGGTCGACTGGAAGTGGCATCAAGGCGGCATCATTCATCGGGGGAGCGAACATAAAGAGACAAATTGAAAAGCTGAAAAAACGCCCGCAAATTATCGTAGGGACACCAGGTCGAGTGTTAGAGCTCATTAAGCAAAAGAAAATAAAGATGCATGAAGTGAAAACGATGGTAATCGATGAAGGTGACCAACTTTTAGTGCCTGAGCATATGCAAACGGTACGCGGAATTGTTGACTCAGCCTTAAAAGATCGCCAAGTAGTTCTGTTTTCTGCTACGTTAACTGATAAGACAGAAGAACTAGCAAAAGGACTCATGAACAAAGCTGAAATTGTAAAGGTAAATGAAGCACCGAAGCTGACTGGAGATGTCGAACATATATACTTTGTTTGTGATCCCCGTGAAAAGGTGGATTTGATTGGAAAGCTCATGAGAACAAACCCTGAAAAGGTTCTGGCTTTTGCCAATGATATCGGAGAAGTCAATGTTGTAGCGTCTAAACTTCAATTTGAAGGCCAAGATTTGGGCGTTCTACATAGTGATACAAATAAGCAGGACCGTGAAGCAGCAGTACGCAATATACGAAGTGGGAAAACGAATTTACTATTAGCGACTGATGTAGCAGCTAGAGGTTTGGACATAAAAGGATTGACGCATGTTCTTCATCTAGATTTGAGTAAGGATGTACACCAATATATTCATCGCTCTGGTAGAACCGGAAGACTAGGATCTGCGGGAGGAACGGTTGTATCATTTGTTCCTTCAAATCAAGAGAGAGATCTTAAGAGACTAGCGAGAGACGCAGGAGTGGAGCTTCACAAAAAGACTTTCTATGGAGGAAAAATTGTTGAAGCCTAA